In Nostoc sp. GT001, a genomic segment contains:
- a CDS encoding transposase family protein encodes MCLYLVYLRQKPIFEMLGLLFDVSKTKVLVTFGNKNSFMLLIS; translated from the coding sequence ATATGTCTGTATTTAGTATATCTCAGACAAAAGCCAATTTTTGAGATGTTGGGGTTACTGTTTGATGTCTCTAAAACGAAAGTACTAGTTACCTTTGGGAATAAAAATAGCTTTATGCTCCTCATAAGCTAG
- a CDS encoding dihydroorotase, whose protein sequence is MTELLQKVRVIDPVSEIDELFDVLIADGYIREVASHISDISSDTQIRDCQGLVLGPGLVDLYSHSGEPGFEERETLSSFLQAAAAGGFTRVSILPDTSPVIDNPALVAQLQQKRAEGQRGRGAEKSLSPLHPCTPAPLLHIWGAITVDVAGKQMTELADLASAGVVGFTDGKPLENLALVRRVLEYLQPLGKPVAFWPSDRQLAANGVMREGTNALRFGLPPIPASAETTAIAAMLELVATIGTPVHIMRVSTARSVELIASAKAAGLPITASTTWMHLLLDTKAVKSYHTSLHLDPPLGNPSDMAALRAGVRTGVIDAIAIDHTPYSYEEKVQAFAEAPPGAIGLELALPLLWQYLVETEEFTALELWRALSTNPAECLGQKVSAILPHQPAELTLFDPQQTWKVERKSLYTLSQNTPWLGQQLKGHVVQIWC, encoded by the coding sequence ATGACTGAACTGCTGCAAAAAGTACGAGTGATTGACCCTGTTTCTGAAATCGACGAACTCTTTGATGTGCTGATTGCTGATGGTTATATCCGGGAAGTGGCTTCGCACATTTCTGACATCAGTTCTGATACTCAAATCAGAGATTGTCAGGGATTAGTTCTCGGCCCTGGATTAGTGGATTTGTACAGCCACTCTGGCGAACCTGGCTTTGAAGAACGGGAAACCCTCTCGTCTTTCTTACAAGCTGCTGCTGCTGGCGGCTTTACTAGAGTTAGCATTTTACCCGATACATCCCCAGTTATTGATAACCCTGCGCTTGTGGCACAGTTGCAGCAGAAGAGGGCAGAGGGGCAGAGGGGCAGAGGAGCAGAGAAGAGTTTGTCTCCCCTGCACCCCTGCACCCCTGCTCCCCTGCTTCATATCTGGGGTGCAATCACCGTAGATGTTGCTGGGAAGCAGATGACGGAATTGGCAGATTTAGCGTCGGCTGGAGTTGTGGGTTTTACTGATGGTAAACCTTTAGAAAATTTGGCGCTGGTGCGGCGAGTGTTAGAGTATCTCCAGCCGTTGGGTAAACCAGTCGCATTTTGGCCTAGCGATCGCCAGTTAGCAGCAAATGGTGTAATGAGAGAAGGGACAAATGCTCTCCGTTTTGGTTTACCCCCAATTCCCGCCAGCGCTGAAACAACTGCGATCGCAGCTATGCTGGAATTGGTGGCAACCATCGGCACACCAGTCCATATCATGCGTGTCTCCACAGCTCGCAGCGTGGAATTAATCGCCTCAGCTAAAGCCGCTGGTTTACCCATCACCGCCAGCACCACCTGGATGCACCTTTTACTTGATACTAAAGCAGTTAAGAGTTATCACACCAGCCTGCATTTAGACCCGCCTTTAGGTAATCCCAGTGATATGGCGGCGTTGCGTGCAGGGGTACGCACGGGTGTAATCGATGCGATCGCGATCGATCACACACCCTACAGCTACGAAGAAAAAGTCCAAGCCTTTGCCGAAGCGCCTCCAGGAGCAATTGGTTTAGAATTAGCACTACCTCTTTTATGGCAATATCTCGTTGAAACTGAGGAATTTACAGCTTTAGAATTATGGCGGGCATTGAGTACCAATCCAGCAGAGTGTTTAGGGCAAAAAGTAAGTGCGATTCTACCTCATCAACCAGCGGAACTTACTTTATTTGATCCTCAGCAAACTTGGAAAGTTGAACGGAAAAGTCTTTATACACTTTCACAAAATACACCTTGGTTAGGACAACAGTTGAAGGGTCATGTTGTGCAAATCTGGTGTTAA
- the aroQ gene encoding type II 3-dehydroquinate dehydratase: MIARAVATNPTVVNPTLQPLSILALHGPNLNLLGQREPGIYGSLTLAEINRLLEEEAFKLQAKVFPLQSNNEGILVDTIHGALGQHQGILINAGAYTHTSVALRDAIAAVNLPTVEVHLSNIYRREEFRHHSYIAPVAIGQISGFGVQSYLLGLQALIDHLRVRS; this comes from the coding sequence ATGATCGCTCGCGCCGTCGCCACTAACCCCACAGTGGTAAACCCGACGTTGCAACCCTTAAGTATTCTGGCACTGCATGGGCCAAACTTAAATTTACTAGGACAGCGAGAACCAGGAATTTATGGTTCGTTGACACTAGCCGAAATTAACCGCCTGTTAGAAGAAGAAGCATTCAAATTACAGGCGAAAGTTTTTCCTTTGCAGTCAAATAATGAAGGAATTTTGGTAGATACTATTCATGGCGCGTTAGGGCAACATCAGGGAATTCTGATTAATGCAGGAGCGTACACCCACACAAGTGTGGCATTGCGAGATGCGATCGCTGCTGTTAATTTGCCCACGGTGGAAGTACATCTGAGTAATATTTATCGCCGGGAAGAATTTCGCCATCATTCTTATATCGCCCCAGTTGCGATTGGCCAAATAAGTGGTTTTGGCGTTCAAAGTTACTTATTGGGCTTACAAGCTTTGATAGATCATTTAAGAGTTAGGAGTTAG
- a CDS encoding response regulator — MASCFSLLSNLTAALTANTVALGLGLALVQKIINLHGGTVLVNSEVGKGSCFTVRIPYHRSDNLLRTQVTTSLPSYPLLVENAQVLIIEDSVAAADQITRYLSEMGMQPIIYSQGEGAVEEVLRVQPALIILDLQLPNLSGWEVLNQLKINPKTKDIPTIIISVVDEHSKGLAQGAFEYLVKPITRAQLQVTIEKLQHPARSNSPNLIVVPEVFLDDPLILLAEDNQPNIDTMSAYLESRGYHLILANNGQQAIDLVRVQRPDLIVMDIQMPGMDGLEAIRCIRNDRQFVHIPIIALTALAMPGDRETCLAAGANEYLTKPIKLKQLVTTIQQLLGR, encoded by the coding sequence TTGGCAAGCTGTTTCAGCCTTTTATCCAACTTGACAGCAGCCTTAACCGCCAATACAGTGGCACTAGGTCTAGGTTTGGCACTGGTACAAAAAATTATTAACCTACATGGAGGAACCGTCTTAGTTAACAGTGAAGTTGGAAAGGGAAGTTGTTTTACCGTCCGCATTCCCTACCATCGCAGCGACAATCTTCTAAGAACGCAGGTAACTACTTCATTACCCAGCTATCCCTTACTTGTTGAAAATGCTCAAGTTTTGATTATCGAAGATTCTGTGGCGGCGGCCGATCAGATTACTCGTTACTTGAGCGAGATGGGAATGCAACCCATCATCTATTCTCAAGGTGAAGGAGCCGTAGAAGAAGTTTTGCGAGTTCAACCTGCTCTAATCATTCTCGATCTGCAACTACCAAACCTATCGGGTTGGGAGGTACTAAATCAACTCAAGATCAACCCAAAAACTAAAGATATTCCAACGATCATCATTTCAGTTGTGGATGAGCATAGCAAAGGACTGGCTCAGGGAGCATTTGAATATCTGGTCAAACCCATTACCCGCGCTCAACTTCAAGTAACTATAGAGAAACTACAACATCCTGCCCGTTCTAACTCGCCAAATTTAATTGTAGTGCCAGAAGTCTTTCTGGACGATCCTTTGATTTTGCTGGCAGAAGATAATCAACCAAATATTGATACGATGTCCGCCTATCTTGAAAGTCGAGGGTATCATCTGATTTTGGCAAACAATGGACAACAAGCTATCGATCTTGTCAGAGTTCAACGCCCTGACTTAATTGTGATGGACATTCAAATGCCGGGAATGGATGGGTTAGAAGCAATCCGCTGCATCCGTAACGATCGCCAATTTGTGCATATTCCCATAATTGCACTAACGGCATTAGCTATGCCTGGCGATCGCGAAACTTGTTTAGCAGCTGGGGCTAATGAATATTTGACCAAACCCATAAAACTTAAACAGCTTGTAACCACAATTCAACAACTTTTAGGAAGGTAG
- a CDS encoding PAS domain S-box protein codes for MSHPSCLTILLIDDCAEDREAYRRFLEQDSLYTYRTLEFETPTPALKWCQQEIPDIILLNFLLLDGDGLKLIQQFRESHSNTQTAVIMLTGQGDEITAVRAMTSGVQDYLVKKKLTAEVLQGAIHHAIERMDLTRQLKQSREQQQLIAAIALRIRQSLKLEEILRTIATEVRQFLKADRVVVYQFQPDMSGTIAAESVLPGWTVALGQQILNTCFQQGARSDYCQGKKRAIDDIYQAGLTNCHLQLLEQFEVKANLVVPILVKEQLWGLLIAHQCSASRHWQSVELDLLDQLAVQIAIAIQQGSSYEQLQAELAERQRTEAALKASEDKLKLTLNFAGIGYWELNPITNQIFASENAIRCFSSDLSDVNWTYEKWLNQLYPEDREWVEQELRQAIATQTDYAVEYRVVWQDGSIHWVSAKGRGVYDATGQLLQMLGVLMDITERKLSEAERRRTQMLRIELRLLEQILEVVLAGYWDWDIPGNQEYLSLTFKQMFGYEDHELANTPESWQRLIFPEDLPGVLELFEQHVQSRGQIPFYNEVRYRHKDGSIVWVICSGRVIAWDRDGNPLRMIGCHVDITQRKQVEAQLLALANLQQAILDGTDYAIIFNNSNGIQIFNAAAQKMLGYTADEVIQQINPTTFHDPEELKQRAAELSLELGREITPGKDFFTIVTQDGSTYENEWTYIRKDGFRFPVFLSVKILQDLEGQNIGFLSIAKDITQQKQIETALRDSELRYAHLAEAAPVAIFRLDAVGKCIYVNDRWSEMTGRPTQAALGVGWIQALYPEDGERLGREWSLKFEQGYVNPKEFYQSEGRHLRPDGSINWFYVQVLPEINTNDTIIGYIGTLTDISKRKQAEEQLHQLSERLTIAIGSGGFGIWEYDFVQAMQIWDDRMYELYGLSSTDFNGSFDAWLNCLHPDDRLYMLGTIEQVLQGKQEYNVEFRIVQPSGEIRYLKGYGILKRAQQGEPIRLIGVNYDISERKQAEQELIHNRDLREAIFNESADAIFLVDPQTLLTLDCNRRAVELFEAVDKAELIGINGQVLQQRPFTASETDAIIRDMQSKGLWSREIEYITLQGRIFWGNIAAKPITIAGRTMNLVRITDISERKQTEAQLRQTNEQLANANMELARATRLKDEFLANMSHELRTPLNAILGMSEGLQESVFGSINERQAKAIATIERSGRHLLELINDILDLSKIESGKLELQLSDVSVKSLCDTSLAFVKQMALKKSIRLSTHIYDNIGSIQVDDRRLRQVLINLLSNAVKFTPERGCVTLEVRLEGAGGQRGRGAGEQGGRGAGGGGEVDSASSSPNLCFHITDT; via the coding sequence ATGAGTCATCCTTCTTGCCTCACGATCTTGCTGATTGATGATTGCGCTGAAGATCGAGAAGCATATCGTCGCTTTTTGGAGCAAGACAGCCTGTATACCTACCGCACTTTGGAGTTTGAGACACCAACGCCAGCACTGAAATGGTGTCAACAGGAGATACCAGATATCATTTTGCTGAATTTTTTGTTACTCGATGGCGATGGGCTGAAGCTTATTCAGCAGTTTCGAGAATCCCATAGCAATACTCAAACTGCTGTAATTATGCTGACAGGACAAGGGGATGAAATTACTGCTGTCCGTGCGATGACAAGTGGTGTGCAAGATTATCTGGTTAAAAAGAAACTTACGGCTGAAGTTCTTCAAGGTGCAATTCATCATGCCATTGAACGGATGGATTTGACTCGACAGTTAAAACAAAGTCGGGAACAACAACAACTGATTGCTGCGATCGCCTTACGGATTCGTCAGTCTCTTAAACTAGAAGAGATTCTGCGTACCATAGCAACAGAAGTACGGCAGTTTTTGAAAGCAGACCGAGTAGTTGTCTATCAATTTCAGCCGGATATGAGCGGTACAATTGCGGCAGAGTCAGTGCTTCCAGGTTGGACAGTGGCTTTGGGACAGCAGATTTTGAACACCTGCTTTCAACAGGGAGCCAGAAGTGATTATTGCCAAGGGAAAAAACGAGCAATCGACGATATTTATCAAGCTGGCTTAACTAATTGTCATTTGCAACTTTTAGAACAATTTGAAGTCAAAGCCAATTTGGTAGTACCTATTTTAGTCAAAGAGCAATTATGGGGATTATTAATTGCTCACCAATGTAGTGCATCTCGCCACTGGCAATCAGTAGAACTAGATTTGTTGGATCAACTAGCGGTGCAAATAGCAATTGCCATTCAACAGGGAAGTTCTTATGAGCAACTACAGGCAGAACTGGCAGAACGCCAACGGACAGAAGCAGCGCTCAAAGCCAGTGAAGATAAACTTAAGCTTACCCTGAATTTTGCTGGTATTGGCTATTGGGAATTGAACCCAATCACCAATCAAATATTTGCTAGTGAGAACGCAATTCGCTGTTTTAGTTCCGATCTGAGTGATGTGAACTGGACTTATGAAAAGTGGCTTAATCAGTTATATCCAGAGGATCGAGAATGGGTTGAGCAGGAATTGAGGCAGGCGATCGCCACACAAACCGATTATGCTGTGGAATATCGAGTTGTCTGGCAAGATGGCAGCATTCATTGGGTATCGGCAAAAGGACGGGGAGTTTACGACGCAACCGGACAATTGCTGCAAATGCTAGGCGTGCTAATGGATATCACAGAACGCAAGCTCTCAGAGGCGGAGCGGCGACGCACCCAAATGCTGCGAATTGAATTACGTCTTTTAGAACAGATACTCGAAGTAGTTCTAGCAGGTTACTGGGACTGGGATATTCCCGGCAATCAGGAGTACTTGAGCTTAACCTTTAAGCAGATGTTTGGCTATGAAGATCATGAGTTGGCAAATACACCTGAGAGCTGGCAACGCTTGATTTTTCCAGAGGATTTACCAGGTGTTTTGGAACTTTTTGAGCAACACGTCCAAAGTCGTGGACAAATCCCCTTTTACAATGAGGTGAGATACCGACATAAGGATGGTTCTATCGTTTGGGTCATTTGTTCCGGTCGTGTTATTGCCTGGGATCGAGACGGCAATCCCTTGCGGATGATTGGTTGCCATGTTGACATTACACAACGCAAACAAGTAGAAGCTCAATTATTAGCGCTCGCTAATTTGCAACAAGCTATTTTAGATGGTACTGACTATGCCATTATTTTTAATAACTCAAATGGCATCCAAATTTTCAATGCAGCTGCTCAGAAAATGTTAGGCTACACAGCAGATGAGGTTATTCAGCAAATAAATCCAACTACATTTCACGACCCAGAAGAACTCAAACAAAGGGCAGCAGAACTCTCGTTAGAATTGGGTAGGGAAATTACACCCGGAAAGGATTTTTTTACTATCGTCACTCAAGACGGAAGCACTTATGAAAACGAATGGACTTACATTCGTAAAGATGGCTTTCGTTTCCCCGTATTTCTGTCGGTGAAAATCCTTCAGGATCTAGAAGGACAGAATATCGGATTTTTGAGTATTGCCAAAGATATTACTCAGCAAAAACAAATAGAAACAGCCCTTCGAGATAGCGAACTCCGTTATGCACATCTGGCAGAAGCTGCTCCTGTAGCTATTTTCCGGCTAGATGCCGTTGGTAAATGCATCTATGTCAACGATCGCTGGAGTGAGATGACTGGCAGACCAACACAGGCAGCATTGGGGGTGGGGTGGATACAGGCTTTGTACCCAGAAGACGGAGAGCGTTTGGGGAGGGAATGGTCTCTAAAATTTGAGCAAGGATATGTAAATCCAAAGGAATTTTATCAGAGTGAGGGTAGGCATCTACGCCCAGATGGCAGCATCAACTGGTTTTATGTCCAAGTGTTACCCGAAATCAACACTAACGATACCATTATCGGCTACATTGGCACACTGACAGATATTAGCAAACGCAAACAAGCAGAAGAGCAACTGCATCAACTCTCCGAACGGCTAACTATAGCAATCGGCTCTGGAGGATTTGGTATTTGGGAATATGATTTCGTCCAGGCAATGCAGATTTGGGACGATCGCATGTACGAACTGTATGGATTGAGCAGCACTGATTTTAACGGTTCTTTTGATGCTTGGTTAAACTGTCTGCATCCAGACGATCGCCTTTATATGCTAGGAACCATAGAGCAAGTTCTGCAAGGAAAGCAAGAATATAATGTCGAGTTCCGCATTGTCCAGCCGAGTGGAGAAATTCGTTATCTGAAAGGCTATGGTATTCTCAAGCGTGCCCAGCAGGGTGAGCCTATACGGTTAATTGGGGTTAATTATGATATCAGCGAACGCAAACAAGCCGAACAGGAACTCATCCACAATCGGGATTTGCGAGAAGCAATTTTTAACGAATCTGCCGATGCGATATTTTTGGTCGATCCGCAAACCCTGCTCACCCTGGATTGTAATCGGCGGGCGGTAGAACTGTTTGAAGCGGTTGACAAAGCTGAATTGATCGGTATCAATGGGCAGGTACTCCAGCAGCGTCCATTCACTGCCAGCGAAACGGATGCGATCATCAGAGATATGCAGTCAAAAGGTTTATGGAGCCGAGAGATTGAATATATTACTCTTCAGGGTAGGATTTTTTGGGGAAACATCGCAGCGAAACCGATTACTATCGCCGGACGTACCATGAATCTAGTACGGATCACTGATATCAGCGAACGCAAGCAAACTGAAGCACAACTGCGACAGACTAACGAGCAGCTTGCTAACGCCAATATGGAACTTGCCCGCGCCACTCGCCTCAAAGATGAATTTCTCGCAAACATGAGCCATGAACTGCGAACACCTCTTAATGCGATTTTGGGTATGTCAGAGGGCTTACAAGAAAGTGTATTCGGCTCCATTAATGAAAGACAAGCAAAAGCGATCGCCACTATTGAGCGCAGTGGCAGACATTTACTAGAACTAATCAACGACATTCTAGACTTATCTAAAATCGAATCTGGCAAACTGGAACTGCAACTAAGTGATGTTTCTGTTAAGAGCCTGTGTGATACCAGCCTTGCTTTTGTCAAACAGATGGCTTTGAAAAAAAGTATTCGTCTTAGTACTCATATTTATGACAATATTGGCAGCATCCAAGTAGACGATCGCCGCTTGCGTCAGGTACTCATCAACCTGCTAAGTAACGCTGTCAAGTTTACGCCAGAACGGGGATGTGTAACGCTAGAAGTCCGGCTGGAGGGAGCAGGGGGGCAGAGAGGCAGGGGGGCAGGGGAGCAGGGGGGCAGGGGGGCAGGGGGAGGGGGGGAAGTAGATTCTGCCTCGTCTTCCCCAAATCTTTGCTTTCATATCACTGACACCTAG
- a CDS encoding hybrid sensor histidine kinase/response regulator: MDSQPSILAIDDEPDNFDVIETLLDGENYQLYYAPSGQQALNRLDSFQPDLILLDVMMPDLDGMEVCRRIKADPQWQAVPIIMVTALTDKEDLARCLATGADDFISKPVNGVELRARVHSMLRIKQQYDSMQVLLKLREDMVNMIVHDLRNPLTSIVLGAEILRLSGLSPEQQQGKVDQILVAGQQLQSLIDSLLIMAKLESGKMVLNYTEVDLCALCMSALADIEAIANQKNLTLIRELPEPGGIFAVDAVIFRRVLDNLLSNAIKFSPSKSQVTLRGEYLAAGGVKVQVADSGSGVSLELRQIIFEKYEIGTPIPEISQIGLGLAFCKMAIEAHSGTITIEDNYPNGSVFTVLLKNE, translated from the coding sequence ATGGATAGTCAACCCTCTATTTTAGCGATCGATGATGAACCCGATAACTTTGATGTTATTGAAACTTTGCTGGATGGTGAAAACTACCAGCTATACTACGCTCCTAGTGGTCAACAAGCTCTAAACCGCCTCGATAGTTTTCAGCCCGATCTGATTTTATTAGATGTGATGATGCCCGATCTTGATGGGATGGAAGTCTGCCGACGCATCAAAGCCGATCCACAATGGCAAGCAGTGCCGATTATTATGGTGACAGCATTAACCGATAAAGAAGATTTGGCTCGATGTCTGGCGACGGGTGCAGATGATTTCATTAGTAAACCCGTTAATGGTGTGGAATTACGAGCCAGAGTTCATTCCATGTTAAGGATTAAGCAGCAGTACGACAGTATGCAAGTATTGCTCAAACTGCGAGAAGACATGGTAAACATGATTGTGCACGATCTGCGAAATCCACTTACCAGTATTGTTTTAGGCGCAGAGATTTTGCGGTTGTCAGGTTTGTCACCTGAACAACAGCAAGGCAAAGTCGATCAAATTTTAGTTGCTGGACAACAACTGCAATCGTTGATCGATAGCTTGCTGATCATGGCAAAGCTGGAATCTGGGAAAATGGTTCTCAACTACACAGAAGTAGACCTTTGTGCGCTTTGTATGTCAGCATTGGCAGATATTGAGGCGATCGCTAATCAAAAGAACCTCACCCTGATACGTGAACTACCCGAACCTGGTGGCATTTTTGCAGTAGATGCAGTTATCTTTCGTCGAGTGCTGGATAATTTGCTCTCCAATGCCATTAAGTTCTCCCCGTCCAAGTCTCAAGTTACCCTACGGGGAGAGTATTTAGCAGCAGGTGGTGTAAAAGTGCAAGTCGCTGATTCTGGTTCAGGAGTAAGTCTGGAGTTACGACAAATCATTTTTGAGAAGTATGAAATTGGAACTCCGATACCAGAAATTTCGCAAATTGGTTTAGGATTGGCTTTCTGCAAAATGGCGATCGAGGCACATTCTGGTACAATTACCATCGAAGATAATTATCCAAATGGTAGTGTCTTCACTGTACTACTCAAAAATGAATAA
- the topA gene encoding type I DNA topoisomerase: MSTLVIVESPTKARTIRNYLPAGYRVEASMGHVRDLPQSASEIPAAVKGESWAQLGVNVDADFEPVYVVPKDKKKIVTQLKDALKDVDELILATDEDREGESISWHLYQLLKPKVPTKRMVFHEITQEAIKKALKNCRNIDEQLVRAQETRRILDRLVGYTLSPLLWKKIAWGLSAGRVQSVAVRLLVTRERQRRAFHEGTYWDLKASLSKEXNPFAAQLVTLGGTKIANGSDFDATTGQITAGRNVLLLNEEQAVALKERLTGKTWNVNDIEERPVTRKPSPPFTTSTLQQESNRKLRLSARDTMRVAQNLYEQGYITYMRTDSVHLSDQAIAAARSCVEKLYGQQYLSPQPRQYTTKSKGAQEAHEAIRPAGSSFRTPQETGLGGRELALYDLIWKRTVACQMADSRQTQITVQLQVEDAGFRSSGKRIEFPGYLRAYVEGSDDPEAALEDQEVILPNLKVGDHPNCTELEAVGHETQPPARYTEASLVKTLESEGIGRPSTYASIIGTIIDKGYAHLVTNALIPTFTAFAVTDLLEKHFPDIVDPSFTSKMEQTLDDIALGEAKWLPYLQQFYLGDKGLETLVKERESQIDATKARTVELENLDAKVRIGKYGPYIEVENGEGVITASIPKDLTPADLDPKQVEVLLRQKITGPDQVGRHPETGEPIYVKIGAYGPYVQLGDKTDENPKPKQASLLKGVTPETVTLEMAVGLLALPRTLGVHPVTGGKIQASLGRFGPYVVHDQGKEGKDYRSLKAADNVLAISLERALELLSEPKKGRSSTNSKSKAALRELGTHPEDGETINIYDGPYGPYIKHGKTNVSIPEGQTVEDITLAEALNLLAAKASTGKSTRKTSKSTTSKSKSTAKSSTTAAKKKGTEG, encoded by the coding sequence ATGTCAACTCTCGTCATCGTCGAATCTCCAACCAAAGCTCGTACCATTCGCAACTACCTGCCAGCAGGCTATCGGGTGGAGGCGTCTATGGGTCATGTACGTGACCTACCCCAGTCGGCTAGTGAAATTCCTGCTGCCGTCAAAGGGGAATCATGGGCGCAGCTAGGGGTAAATGTGGACGCCGACTTTGAACCGGTATATGTTGTCCCGAAAGACAAAAAGAAAATCGTCACCCAGCTCAAAGATGCCCTCAAAGATGTAGATGAACTGATTCTGGCAACGGACGAAGACCGGGAAGGTGAAAGCATTAGCTGGCATTTATACCAATTGCTGAAGCCGAAAGTTCCGACTAAGCGGATGGTGTTTCACGAAATTACCCAAGAGGCGATTAAAAAAGCTCTGAAAAACTGCCGCAATATTGATGAGCAGTTGGTTCGCGCCCAAGAAACGCGGCGGATTTTAGATCGGCTTGTCGGCTATACTCTGTCTCCTCTACTATGGAAAAAAATCGCCTGGGGATTATCTGCTGGGCGAGTGCAATCTGTAGCCGTGCGGCTTTTAGTCACTAGGGAACGCCAACGCCGCGCTTTCCATGAGGGTACATACTGGGATTTGAAAGCTAGTTTGTCAAAGGAAAANAACCCCTTTGCTGCCCAGTTGGTGACACTGGGAGGAACCAAAATCGCTAACGGCAGCGATTTTGACGCCACGACCGGACAAATTACCGCAGGTCGCAATGTCTTGTTGCTCAATGAAGAACAAGCGGTAGCCCTCAAAGAACGCCTAACCGGGAAAACCTGGAATGTTAACGACATCGAAGAACGCCCTGTGACGCGCAAACCGTCGCCACCGTTCACCACCTCGACGTTGCAACAAGAATCTAACCGGAAACTACGCCTTTCAGCCCGTGACACAATGCGGGTTGCCCAGAATTTGTACGAGCAGGGGTATATTACCTATATGCGGACAGATTCGGTACATTTGTCAGATCAAGCGATCGCAGCTGCTCGCAGTTGTGTAGAAAAGCTTTACGGTCAACAATACCTTAGTCCCCAACCCCGGCAATACACCACCAAATCCAAAGGCGCACAAGAGGCGCACGAAGCAATTCGTCCAGCGGGTAGCAGCTTCCGCACCCCTCAAGAAACTGGTTTGGGCGGTCGAGAACTTGCCCTTTACGATCTGATTTGGAAGCGGACTGTTGCCTGTCAAATGGCTGATTCCCGGCAAACTCAAATTACCGTGCAATTGCAAGTCGAGGATGCTGGATTCCGTTCTTCTGGCAAACGGATTGAATTTCCAGGATACTTACGTGCCTACGTTGAAGGTTCAGACGACCCAGAGGCAGCACTGGAAGACCAGGAAGTAATTTTGCCGAATCTGAAAGTGGGCGATCATCCAAATTGTACAGAGCTAGAAGCAGTTGGGCACGAAACCCAACCGCCAGCTAGGTACACCGAAGCTTCTTTGGTGAAAACATTAGAAAGCGAAGGTATCGGTCGTCCCAGTACCTACGCCAGCATCATTGGCACAATCATCGACAAGGGTTATGCCCATTTGGTGACTAACGCTCTCATTCCCACCTTTACTGCTTTCGCCGTCACCGACTTGCTGGAAAAACATTTCCCAGACATTGTTGACCCCAGCTTCACCTCGAAGATGGAGCAAACCCTCGATGACATTGCCCTAGGTGAAGCGAAATGGCTGCCCTACTTACAGCAATTCTATCTGGGAGATAAAGGGCTAGAAACCCTGGTAAAAGAACGGGAAAGTCAAATTGATGCCACCAAAGCTAGAACTGTAGAACTTGAGAATCTAGATGCCAAAGTCCGCATTGGTAAATATGGTCCTTATATTGAAGTCGAAAATGGTGAAGGAGTTATCACCGCTTCAATTCCCAAAGACCTAACGCCAGCTGACCTCGACCCCAAGCAGGTAGAAGTATTGCTGCGGCAAAAAATCACCGGCCCTGACCAGGTAGGCCGCCATCCCGAAACTGGCGAACCAATTTATGTAAAAATTGGCGCTTATGGGCCTTATGTGCAATTGGGTGACAAAACCGATGAAAACCCCAAGCCGAAACAAGCCTCCCTACTCAAAGGTGTCACCCCAGAAACCGTTACCCTGGAAATGGCTGTTGGTCTGTTGGCACTACCCCGAACATTGGGAGTTCATCCAGTTACTGGCGGCAAAATCCAAGCAAGTTTGGGACGCTTTGGTCCTTATGTGGTTCATGACCAGGGTAAGGAGGGAAAAGACTACCGCTCCCTGAAAGCTGCTGATAATGTATTGGCAATTAGCCTAGAACGTGCATTGGAATTGCTATCTGAACCCAAAAAGGGACGCAGTTCCACCAACAGCAAGTCCAAGGCAGCCTTACGCGAATTGGGTACGCATCCAGAGGACGGGGAAACAATTAACATCTACGATGGTCCCTATGGCCCTTACATCAAGCATGGCAAAACTAATGTCAGTATCCCAGAAGGTCAAACGGTAGAAGATATAACCCTAGCTGAGGCGTTGAACTTGTTAGCAGCTAAGGCATCGACCGGAAAATCGACTCGCAAAACAAGTAAATCAACGACTTCCAAATCTAAGTCAACAGCTAAATCCTCAACGACCGCTGCAAAGAAAAAGGGTACAGAAGGCTAG